The genomic region GCCCGAAACGCCTAATTTGCGATGATTCGAGCCAGTCGCCAGCAAAACTGACTTCGCGCGGACAGATTGACCGTCAATCGTCAGCTCCAACTCGCCATCAACTTGCTTCAATTCTGTCACGTCGCCATACTCAATCTTCGCACCAAATCGCTCCGCCTGTTGTTGCAATTCAGATGCCAATTTCATTCCCGTAACGCCCTCAGCAAATCCAGGATAATTGTCAATTTGATCAGTAATCGCCGCCATTCCGCCGACCACGCCACGCTCATATAGAGTCGTGTCGACATCTTCGCGCGACAAGTAAATTGCCGCCGTTAACGCGCTTGGACCAGCGCCAACAATAACAACATCTTTAGACATTGAAACCTCGCGATCGATAATATTGCTTCATCACTTCTGGCATTTCTGGCTCTGGGATATCAGCCGGTTTTTCAATAGCCATCACCACAAACTTAAGTGGAGAATTTGCAGGAATTTTATCGCCCTGAGCTTTGTCACCGTAAGCCTTGTTGGCTGGAATTGTTAATTCACGCACACCGCCAATTTTCATACCAATCAAACCCTCTTTCCAACCCTGAATGACTGCAGTATTTGCCGGGCCATCCATATTGAGCGGAGCTTTCAATTTGCCGTCAGCGATTGATTGATCGAAAATCTCACCCTTAGCATTCCAGCCAATGTAATAAACAGCCAATTTAGTATCGTCCTTAACCTCGGCTCCTTCGCCCTCAACCAAATCTTCTTTAACAAGCTCTTTCACGTCGCCAGCTTCAAACGCGCTAACTCGTGAGCTAAACTCAGAAAACTTGCCGTAATATTTTTGACTCAATTCATTAGCCTGAGCTTCTACTTTCTTTTTTCGCTCGTCAGTAGCCTTGGTGTATTCATCCTTAGCTTTTTCAAACGCGGCTTGATCTTTGGCTTCATTTCCAGGCGCCACCATCATAGCGACAAATCCGCCAACGGTCCCTAAAAACATCATGCCGGCAATAACCCAAATACCTATTCTCTGGCCTTTTGTAGTTGCCATATTCCTCCTTTATTTACCTTTCAATTATAGCAATTTTTATCAAGCGCAACAATCACGTTAAACCTGAGCGGCGTCGAATTCTTCCGCAGCCATCGCGGCAATTTCCTCAATAATCGGCGCAATGTCTTTATCTTCCAGAGTACGCTCAGCGCTCGTAAACTTTACATTCAAAGTTACAGTTTTTGTCGAATCGTCATTTTTTGGCTGATATATCGCAATCGGCGTTATGTCAATTTGTAGCTCACCGTGTTTTTTCGCAACTTCTTCAGCGCAAGCATAAACCTTCGCATAATCAACATTCGAATCCATCTTCAATGAAATATCTCTGGCGGTCGATGGGAAACGACTTAACGGCTGGTAATTATAGTCCTGATTTTTACTCAGATTTTCCTGCAATTTCTCAATATTAATAGAAAACGCCGCGGTGCAATCTGGCAATTTGAAATTACGTCGAGCAGATGAAACCAGCTCGCCAACAATCCCCAAATTGTCGCCATTCTTCGCCACAATCCAAGCGCTGCGTTTTGCATCAAATGGCGCTAAAACGTCGCTGTCAGATTCCGCGATCTTCACAAAATCAACTTCAATGCTCAAATCCTTCATCAGCCTTTCAGCAATTTTCCTCACCTTGTAAAACGGCGCGCCAGCTTGAGGTTTTTTATTCGCATAAACTCCGTCAATGAAAGTCTTTTCAATCGGCAAATTCTCATCGTTAAACCCTAATTTCTTATCGTGAATTTTGCCAATTTCAAACAGCATAAATTCGTCATGTCCAGATTTTATATTGGCGTGAACTTTATCCAACAAACTCGGCAAAATGCTAATTCGGTAATATTGCAAGTCTGGACTAAGCGCATTACTCAAGCGATACGCACGGCTCGGATCTTGCTCAGAATTTTTCAAAACGCGCTCATGAACAAAGCTATATGTCAAAACTTCGTTCGCTCCAGACCTAGACAAACTTTGACGAATTCTCTGTTTCAATTCACGACGCTCATTCTTCGGCGCAGGCTTGATGCTTCGCTCTGGCGAACGACGCGGCAATCTATCAAAGCCATATAATCGCCCAACTTCCTCAACAATATCCTCAGGAAGCTCAATATCTGTTCGCCAAAATGGACTGTAAACCATCACGCCAGCTTCGCCATATTTATTACCATCGTCAACGATAAATTCAACATTCTTTAGTAGTGCCTCAATCTCATTCTCGGCAAAGTCAACACCCAGACGTTCTTCGACAAACCTTTTAGGAATCAACAATCCACCGTGCCAGTGCTTACCATCGACCAACACTTGTCGCAATGAAGAATGATTCTTAAATAGCATAGGACTAGCTTGCTCACCACCAACCATAACAATTAACCATTTTAAGACAGGGTCAATTTGTGCTGGCGACTGCCCCTTATTAAACCTAGTCAGAGCGTCGGTGAAAATTCCGTGGCGCATAGCCGTACGTCTCAGTGCGTACATATCAAAATTGGCACATTCAAGGACAATATTCTTCGTTTCAGCCGAAACTTCCGTATCAACGCCGCCCATAATTCCAGCTAGCCCAATCACACCTTCGCCATCAGCGATAACAATATCGCCAGACGTCAATTCATATTCCTTGCCGTTAAGCAAACCAACCTTCTCGCCACTGCGCGCCATTCGCACGCCAAGTTTATGCCCGCGCAACTTGTCGTAATCATAAGCATGAGTTGGCTGCGCCGTCATAAACATCACGTAGTTTGTCGCGTCAACGATGTTATTGATAGGTTTGCCGCCCATTGCAACTAATTGACATTGCAACCACAACGGACTTGAATGGATATCTACATTTTTTATAGCAATCACAGAGAATGCGGGCGCAAGCTCATTGGCCTCATTAAACACTTCAAGCTCTAAGCCATCGCTATCTGCGAATTCTTGAATAGCATTATACCAGTCAGGACTATTAAACTGCTGATGAAAAATCCCAGCAATTTCACGCGCCACGCCGAGTTGCCCAAAACAATCTGGCCTGTGTGTAAACATCTTATTCTCAATTTCCAGCACGTAATCGTCCAGTCCAAACACTTCCGCAAAACTCGCGCCAGCCTGAAGAGTAACGCCAGTCGGAATATCACGCTCATTGATCTCAATGATTCCCTCGTGATCCGTACCAATCGCCAGCTCATCAGCCGCCGCCAGCATACCCTGACTTAAGATTCCACGCAGCGGTCGCGCATCCAGCACGAACGGCTCGGCGTCATCAAAACTTGCTGGAACGGTGCTTTTTGGCGGCAACCAAATTGCCCACATATCAGCATGAACATTCGGCGCGCCGCAAACCACTTGCACGTAACCATTGTCATCCCTTGCAACGTCCGCCACGCCACCATCGTCAATTTTAGTCACACTCAAACGATCCGCATTCGGGTGCTTTTCGCACTCAACAACTCGCACAATGCGCGCGCCACCATATTTGGCCTTCATGTCAATCACTTCCTCGACACCACCAAGCTGCTGATTGACACGCGACACCAGCTCATCAACTGGCGGCAACTCAAAATTAATCAATTGTTTTATAAGATTTAAGCTAACTTTCATACTGATATAATTATATCATCTTACCGGCAAGTAATCGACCTTAGAAAACTACAAATAACCAAGGTAAAATTGCTCTAGGGTAGAATACAGCCGTCCTTGAACAAGCGGGAGATAATCCTCAAGAACACCTCTCTTCGCACTTAGAGAGGGGTCATTCCCTGAATTATAATATAGCTATGGATTACGATAGATATCTAGAACTACAAACTCGCCTAGAATGGTTTTATGATTTTCATCCAGAGTTTTTTAATGATATTTCACCCGAACAGAAGAAACTACTGCAGGATACATTCCTATACGACGCACCCGACGAACACTATCCGGAGTCATTGCGGGATTTTTATGATAAGAATATTGACAACCAGCCAACACTTCAGAATAATATGCTCTTAGCGGTAGATACTTTATATGAAGCGGCGGGAGCTGGAAGCTTGTTTGATTATGATAAATAAAGCCTCTCTTCGCATAAACACACCACCAAGCTTATAAGATATAGTTTAACTTCCATGCTGATATAATAAACTCATGATTCACAACTTGCATTCAACATATTCTTTACCAGTAGACCACGATACACGTCATAAAACTGTCCACTTCTCATATTTAAACTGATACAATTAATTACTGAAATATGGAAAATAGCATCGGCATCACAATACCAGATTTTATCACTCAAGCTTTTCCTTTACTTAATGAAGCGACATATGTTCGTGAATTTGCTTCTTTCATCACGCTATATCCAGATGCAGTCTATTATCTATTTCAAACAACAGCTAGTCAATCGCTCATACTTGTAGCAATTGACTATCCTGACCCAACGGACGAGAGCCAACAAGTAAAGAAAATATCTGGTGGTTTTGAGTTTGAATTCACGCATCTCATCAAGCCATATGCCAATGACCAGCACCTCAGAATCTGTCCAAATGATGAAGTAGAAGAACTATTTTTCGTCTCAGACCCAAATGGTTGTTGTCACTATTATCTGGCAGCAGTCAAACAAAAGCTGAATTAGTAGGTTTATGTTGACTGAATGTTTGTGAGTTCGGCATGGAAGTAACCTAGCTCGTTTAAGTGAATATTTTATCCTTTAGCTGACAACTATGCTAATTTATAGCCTAAGATAGTTAAAACGCTATAAATTGATGGGCTGTACATCTAGAATCTTTTTAAATATTTTTCTATAAATGACCTATGTTCATTTATCATACTTAATCTACATATATCATCTGTCTTACAAAGATGATATATAGAGGTATTCTTCGCTATAGTCTTTTCAAGACAAATATTATATATTATAGCTAATTCCTTGCCTCTATCAGTGTCGACTAGTTCTATTCCTGCTAACCTCATTGTATAGTCTTTAAGTTTCATGTCAGCCATTATATTATCAGCAATGTCAGGTACACTGCCGTTAAAATTAGCTGATATAATCCTGCCTGGTATACAATATTGTCCAGGCCAATATTTATCTGTCTGTGATCTTTTTTTAAGTATGATTACACTGCTATTATTGTCCGTGATCAGCAGCTCAACTACGGGAATAACTGTTAGTCTAGCTATTTGATAAAACAGTTGTTCTGGTATTTTTCCAGGTGTTATATTATCTAAAGAAAACATCACCTTAGCCTCTGCCCGTATGACTGTGCTTTGTTGAAACCTGTTGAATCCATACCCCATTATCATCCAAAAGACGTCTAGATTCATTTCTTCCTGAGCGAACCTTTTGTAGAACCTTTTTATATGTAGGTAGAAATGAATCAAAGTCTATACCCTTAGACATAGCCAACTCTCTCCATTCTCTATCTATCCATTCCTCTGGATATTTATCATTAGTCCATTTCCTTATCATAGGTATGTACTCTGAAAGCTCTGGAAACGCCTCGGCTAAATCTTTGTGAGCAAATTGATAACGCCATTGCTGGCGATAATAGTCTTCCCAATTCTGAGGTGGAATAAACCGAGCCATATAGTTTTTAGTTACTCTAATCGTCTTAAAGCCGTAATCTCTCGCAATAATAGCTGTTAGCCAATTGTCTTCATGTACTCTAGCTCCAGCTGGAAAGCGTAGAGTAGACCCATCTATAATAAGATCTTTGGACCAACCTAAATATGCTCCATGAAGCCAATATTTCTCAGGAAATGAATGTCTCCTTAAAGCGTTCAGTCGTATAACTAGCGCCAGGTCTTCATCTTTTGGCAGCGTGCCTTCAATTGGGCAATGATGCATACTTACTACTGTTGTATTAGGATGCTTTAGCGCGTCTACAGTCCATGCTATAGATCCAGGATCCATAATTAGATCACCGTCTATTAGTATCAAAGTATCACCTTTTGAAGCATCGATGCCCTCGTTTACCGCAAACATTTTACCAGGTGTATCACAGTAAACTATTTTTGTCTGCACAAGCTCTTCGTCTACAAAATCTCTATTTGAAAATATTCTATCTACGACTATATCGGTAGTTCCTCTACAACAATTGGCGATCACTATAATTTCTGAACATATTCCATAACGAACTATGTCATCTTTAACTGAATAGAGAGTGTTTTTAACGCACTCTGACTCATTTTTTGTGACTGGTATTAGTATAGATACTTTTGGATTACTCATCTTTTTTACCTCCTCTGATTCTGCGTATTATTGCGGAAGTACTAATCTGACCACATAGTACTCTGTCTGTGATAGCGCCGTCTTCCTCGTTGATAATATAAAATTCTCTATCAGAATACCTATCTAATGAAGCTTGTTTATTATCTTTTACAACGGTTAAATCTACGCCCGTGGAAGCCACACTATACTCTTTGCTTTCATGAAGACATTCGCCCTCTTCGCAGAAATTACACGCTTGTGGTCCATGCCTAGTAATAAAATCTACCAAATTTCGCGTGCAGCCGAATGCTTGAAATGACAACATTAAAGCTCTTGTATCCCAATCCAGCACAGGCCTTACCGCTCCCCCTGACGACTCTTTCATGGACTTATTTTCTTGCAGTGCACTATTGGTATCTAAGGATACTAATAGCTTTATATCTCTTGATCCAGCAGCAGTATATAAATCTTCTACTGATTCATATGGATCCTGGCCTAAAGCCTCTAGCATATATATTGCTCCTACAAGTCTAGCTTGTATTAAGCCTCTTACATGGTTTACGCTTAATATGTCATAAGCCCCAGAATTTCCAACAACAAAACTGCCGTCAGATCGCCATTCTGATACTACAGCTTGAGCCTCATCCGCAACACATAGTTGGTCACTAGCTATTCTATGTTGGGTTGTAGAGCTAATAAATCGGCTAGTAGTTTCACTGCTAATCTTCATGAAGAATTTTCCTTATAATTGCTGATGTGCTTATAGGACATTTAAGCAACGCATCTTCTATCTGTAAATCTTTTTCGCTAATAATATTTACGGAATTATCTGCTATAGCATCACTTTTGTAAAGTTTCTGAATAGTATCATGGCTAGTACTCGTTACAACTATTATATCAGGTTTAATAGCCTCGGCTATATAGACATTATCATCATGCGGACACTCAATACCGTTACAGGTATCGCGACCGTGCTGCAGTATAGCGTCAACCAACGGGCGATCTCTCATGTATGCTTGCTTTGCAATCATTAAAGCCCTATTTTCCCAACTTAATATTGGTTTACTGATGCCTCCTTTATCTTTTTTTGAATCCTTTGTTCTTCATTACTCTTTTGTCAGTGTCCATAGAAACTATTAATTTACACTTGCTTCCACCCAGAGATTTGTAATGATGAAGCGCAAGGAGATGATTTATTGTAAATATATCAAATACTCCAGCAGTAAATACTATCTTATATCCATTACTACGCCACGTGGATACGAGATCTTTTATACGATCTATATTACAGAGTTTATTATCCGATTTAATTATTACACCCTGGGTATCTTGCATAAATTCTTCAAATATAGCTTTTAATTCATCACTTTTCATTGCTTATAGAATATCACATTGACCAGATATTGTCTCTCTATTACAATTGAAATATGGTTAAAGTAGTATCAAAAGCGCTTATTAAAGATAAAATTGGCAAATATCTACTGCTCTACAGGGGAGATACACACCCTAATTTCCCTGGACACCTTGATCTTCCTGGAGGAGAAGTAGAATCTGAAGAAACCTCCAGGATGGCGACCGCGCGAGAAGTACAGGAAGAAACTGGCATATGTATATATCCAAATGATTTAAAAAAGCTATTTGTTAAGCAGTACAAAAACACAAAACATGTACTTTTTGAGATAGTCATAGATAAGACTGAGGCTGACATTTCTGTTAAATTGAGCTGGGAACATAAAAAATACCGTTGGATGACGTTATCGGAATTATTAGATGCTAATATTCCAGAGAACGCAGATCCTTATTATATAGATGTTATTGATTATTTAAAGCATTTATCCGAGACTTGATCTGTCCGACATATTTCCCCATATTATGCGCAGACTTCGCACGCTCTTTTTTTACTAAGATAAATCTTCCCAACATTCTTACTACTCCTATAGTAAGCCTTATGATATCCTCTTGATCTCCTCTAATTTCTGGATATATCTGGGCTATAGCATAATTACCCTCGCCATAGTAGACTCCTTGAATATAATTATCCCGCCAAGTCTCCCTAAATCGGTAATTTAAAATAGCATTTTTTACTAGACTAAGCTCGTATCCACAGTAGTGAGCTCTCACGCAAAACTCAACATCATTTGTTGAATAGTTAAATTCCTCATTAAACATACCCAGATCGTAAACCATATCTCTTGTTACGCCTATAGATCCTCCAGCTGCTATTTTTATTAAAAACTGACCAATCTTTTGATCTCTAGGCGCATATCTGGGCAGAACATCAATTGATGAGTTCAGTAAATTGGCATTCATACATGCAGCCACAAAAGAATGGTCATCTAGTGCGCTGGACATCTCAGAGACGTAACAGCTATTTACTGTATCGTCTTGATCTAAGAATAGTAGCTTTTTTGCATCCGCACTATGAATTATGCCCTTATTTAGAGCATGAGCCTTACCAGGTTTATCGCTAGAATCTACTATATCAATATCGTAATTTAGACTGCCTGAAATACTTTTCACGATATCTATAGTGTCATCATGAGATCCGTTATCAGATATAATCACGCGGAAATCGTGATTATCTTGAGAATTCAAAGACTGAAGCATATCAGGTAAGTATCTTGCCCCATTAAACGTAGGTATTATTATTTCAGTATTCATCTACTTGCAATATAAAACAAGTTTTCTTATATTGCAAATAAGGCTCTTGATTTCACCTTAACTATATAACGTGAGTATAAAATTTATTATTACATTATTTCACTCTAAATAAAATCAGGAGAACGGAAGCCTTCTACTCCCGCCCATTACTACAAGATCTCCTAGATATCCGCAGTTTTTGATGATACCCCATCTCGCACCTCAAGAGTCACTCATTGCTTTTGGGCGGGTTTATGATCCTATTGTTTGACGTTGAGGTGTCTTATGTTTTTACTATATAACCCCTCAACACCACAAATCTGTCAACCGTTTCAATCGCATTCGGACGCTTTTCGCGCTCAACAACTCGCACAATGTGCGCTATATCAGCTCATCAGCTGGCGGCAACTCAAAATTAATCAATTGTTTTATAAGATTTAGACTAACTTCCATACTGATATAATAAACTCATGATCCACAACTTATATTCAGCATATTCTTTACCAGCGAACCACGACACGTGCCACCTGTTTGAGCATTTGATCATTAGGCGATTCTTAAAGAAAACGGAAAAAGCTGGCGGCAACCGAGCTTTCGTTGGAGAGTTGGATGGCACGACTAGCGAATCAAGCGTATTTTTTACGTCCGCACTATTCACAAGTGAGTCTAACACATTATTTGAAGAAATCATCAACGATATTACACCTTTTGAAGAGTCTCTTATTCGACAGTCCATCGCACACATAGAAGCCGAGATGCAATCCAATATTGATATAACAGACATGACGCTACTACAAGAACAGCTCGCTCTTTGTCAAAAATATTTTATCGATAGTCAAAAAACCACTCCCAGCAATTCACGCCCAAAATCTAAGATTTCTCCTCTTAAAATCAACCATAGTCCGAAGGATTTTACAGACGTTAAGATTGATATAGAAATTGCTGATGCCAGCGATGAATTGACTGCCGCATTTTTCTGCACATACCCAATACTTTTAGATCTAGTGCGCGACATTTGTTTCGATAAAATCTCATCCTACCCGTCCAGCCCTGGAAAGTTTATAGCGTACTATGACGGCAATTACACCAGCCAAACCTACACCGTAAAAAATACAGACCTTGCTCGACTGAGCTCAAGTGAAACTATACAGACATATTTACAAAACTTTGATATATCTTCGCACGCAACCGACCTAAAAAACCTTGCCGAAGCTTTCACGTCTGACCCATTTTATATTTCAGTGCCCATATATTTTTATCAACAAACCGCCACGCCACTATCCAGAAATGACCTAGCGAAAACTATAAACGTCGCAAACATGAACGCAATCTTAAAACAAATAAAGGCGACGATAGTCCTGGATTATTAGCTCTAGCCGATTTTCTAACAGAGAAAAGATTCTGAAGAGGAAATATTTACGCCGCCAATACGCAAGCTTACCGACAAACCTTAAACTCAATACCAATCACGCCATAGATCTTTTGGTCTTCAATAGAATAAAATTCAGAAATTTGATTTTCTAACCATTCGACATTATCACCACCGAACTTTCGCGGATTATTGTGAGAAAATAAGTCACGA from Candidatus Nanosynbacter sp. HMT-352 harbors:
- a CDS encoding FKBP-type peptidyl-prolyl cis-trans isomerase — encoded protein: MATTKGQRIGIWVIAGMMFLGTVGGFVAMMVAPGNEAKDQAAFEKAKDEYTKATDERKKKVEAQANELSQKYYGKFSEFSSRVSAFEAGDVKELVKEDLVEGEGAEVKDDTKLAVYYIGWNAKGEIFDQSIADGKLKAPLNMDGPANTAVIQGWKEGLIGMKIGGVRELTIPANKAYGDKAQGDKIPANSPLKFVVMAIEKPADIPEPEMPEVMKQYYRSRGFNV
- a CDS encoding glycosyltransferase, producing the protein MSNPKVSILIPVTKNESECVKNTLYSVKDDIVRYGICSEIIVIANCCRGTTDIVVDRIFSNRDFVDEELVQTKIVYCDTPGKMFAVNEGIDASKGDTLILIDGDLIMDPGSIAWTVDALKHPNTTVVSMHHCPIEGTLPKDEDLALVIRLNALRRHSFPEKYWLHGAYLGWSKDLIIDGSTLRFPAGARVHEDNWLTAIIARDYGFKTIRVTKNYMARFIPPQNWEDYYRQQWRYQFAHKDLAEAFPELSEYIPMIRKWTNDKYPEEWIDREWRELAMSKGIDFDSFLPTYKKVLQKVRSGRNESRRLLDDNGVWIQQVSTKHSHTGRG
- a CDS encoding glycosyltransferase; the encoded protein is MNTEIIIPTFNGARYLPDMLQSLNSQDNHDFRVIISDNGSHDDTIDIVKSISGSLNYDIDIVDSSDKPGKAHALNKGIIHSADAKKLLFLDQDDTVNSCYVSEMSSALDDHSFVAACMNANLLNSSIDVLPRYAPRDQKIGQFLIKIAAGGSIGVTRDMVYDLGMFNEEFNYSTNDVEFCVRAHYCGYELSLVKNAILNYRFRETWRDNYIQGVYYGEGNYAIAQIYPEIRGDQEDIIRLTIGVVRMLGRFILVKKERAKSAHNMGKYVGQIKSRINALNNQ
- a CDS encoding NUDIX domain-containing protein, which gives rise to MVKVVSKALIKDKIGKYLLLYRGDTHPNFPGHLDLPGGEVESEETSRMATAREVQEETGICIYPNDLKKLFVKQYKNTKHVLFEIVIDKTEADISVKLSWEHKKYRWMTLSELLDANIPENADPYYIDVIDYLKHLSET
- the pheT gene encoding phenylalanine--tRNA ligase subunit beta, producing the protein MKVSLNLIKQLINFELPPVDELVSRVNQQLGGVEEVIDMKAKYGGARIVRVVECEKHPNADRLSVTKIDDGGVADVARDDNGYVQVVCGAPNVHADMWAIWLPPKSTVPASFDDAEPFVLDARPLRGILSQGMLAAADELAIGTDHEGIIEINERDIPTGVTLQAGASFAEVFGLDDYVLEIENKMFTHRPDCFGQLGVAREIAGIFHQQFNSPDWYNAIQEFADSDGLELEVFNEANELAPAFSVIAIKNVDIHSSPLWLQCQLVAMGGKPINNIVDATNYVMFMTAQPTHAYDYDKLRGHKLGVRMARSGEKVGLLNGKEYELTSGDIVIADGEGVIGLAGIMGGVDTEVSAETKNIVLECANFDMYALRRTAMRHGIFTDALTRFNKGQSPAQIDPVLKWLIVMVGGEQASPMLFKNHSSLRQVLVDGKHWHGGLLIPKRFVEERLGVDFAENEIEALLKNVEFIVDDGNKYGEAGVMVYSPFWRTDIELPEDIVEEVGRLYGFDRLPRRSPERSIKPAPKNERRELKQRIRQSLSRSGANEVLTYSFVHERVLKNSEQDPSRAYRLSNALSPDLQYYRISILPSLLDKVHANIKSGHDEFMLFEIGKIHDKKLGFNDENLPIEKTFIDGVYANKKPQAGAPFYKVRKIAERLMKDLSIEVDFVKIAESDSDVLAPFDAKRSAWIVAKNGDNLGIVGELVSSARRNFKLPDCTAAFSINIEKLQENLSKNQDYNYQPLSRFPSTARDISLKMDSNVDYAKVYACAEEVAKKHGELQIDITPIAIYQPKNDDSTKTVTLNVKFTSAERTLEDKDIAPIIEEIAAMAAEEFDAAQV